A window from Mus caroli chromosome 2, CAROLI_EIJ_v1.1, whole genome shotgun sequence encodes these proteins:
- the Ndor1 gene encoding NADPH-dependent diflavin oxidoreductase 1 isoform X3 — protein sequence MQVPQLLVLFGSQTGTAQDEAERLGREARRRRLGCRVQALDSYSVANLIREPLVIFVCATTGQGDPPDNMKNFWRFIFRKSLPSSSLCQMDFAVLGLGDSSYAKFNFVAKKLHRRLLQLGGSALLPPCLGDDQHELGPDAAIDPWVGDLWEKIMVMYPVPLDIPEIPHGVPLPSKFIFQFLQEVPSIGAEELNIASSAPQTPPSELQPFLAPVITNQRVTGPQHFQDVRLIEFDITDSNISFAAGDVVFILPSNSEAHTQQFCQVLCLDPNQFFTLKPREPGVPDPPGLPQPCTVWHLVSQYLDIASVPRRSFFELLACLSQHALEREKLLELSSARGQEELWEYCNRPRRTILEVGRPVGRQAHPRRLQILVAVVKYQTRLKEPRRGLCSSWLASLNPGQAGPVRVPLWVRPGSLVFPETPDTPIIMVGAGTGVAPFRAAIQERVAHGQTGNFLFFGCRQRDQDFYWQTEWQKLEQKGCLTLVTAFSREQEKKVYVQHRLRELGPLVWELLDGQGAYFYLAGNAKYLPTDVSEALMSIFQEEGRLSTADASAYLARLQQTLRFQTETWA from the exons ATGCAGGTTCCACAGCTCCTGGTGCTTTTCGGCAGCCAGACTGGCACAGCCCAAGACGAAGCGGAGAGGCTGGGCCGTGAGGCCCGGCGCCGGCGGCTAGGTTGCCGCGTGCAGGCTCTGGACTCTTACTCCGTG GCGAATCTCATTAGGGAGCCCCTGGTGATATTTGTTTGTGCGACCACAGGCCAAGGAGACCCTCCTGACAACATGAAG AACTTCTGGAGGTTCATATTCCGGAAGAGCCTGCCGTCCAGCTCCCTCTGTCAAATGGATTTTGCTGTCCTAGGCCTCGGGGATTCCTCATATGCCAA GTTCAACTTTGTGGCCAAGAAGCTACATCGTAGGCTGCTGCAGCTAGGAGGCAGTGCCCTTCTGCCCCCATGTCTGGGTGATGACCAGCATGAGCTGGG GCCTGATGCTGCCATTGACCCCTGGGTAGGAGACCTTTGGGAGAAGATAATGGTTATGTACCCAGTACCCCTTGACATTCCTGAGATTCCTCATGGAGTCCC CTTGCCCTCCAAGTTCATCTTCCAGTTCCTTCAGGAGGTCCCCAGCATAGGGGCTGAGGAGCTCAACATAGCCAGCTCAGCCCCTCAGACACCCCCATCAGAGTTACAGCCTTTCCTGGCACCTGTGATCACCAATCAGAGGGTCACTGGCCCCCAACACTTTCAGGATGTTCGGCTGATTGAATTTGACATTACAGACTCAAATATCAG TTTTGCTGCTGGTGATGTTGTATTCATTTTGCCCTCTAACTCGGAGGCCCACACCCAGCAGTTCTGCCAAGTGTTGTGCCTGGACCCCAATCAGTTTTTCACACTTAAGCCACGGGAACCAG GTGTCCCTGACCCACCAGGGCTGCCCCAGCCCTGTACTGTGTGGCACCTCGTGTCGCAGTACTTGGACATTGCCAGTGTGCCCCGCCGTTCCTTCTTTGAGCTCCTTGCTTGTCTCTCCCAACATGCGCTGGAGCGAGAGAAGCTGCTGGAATTGAGCTCTGCCAGAGGTCAGgaagagctctgggagtactgcaATCGGCCCCGCAGAACCATCTTGGAGGTGGGCCGGCCTGTGGGCAGGCAG GCTCATCCCAGGAGGCTACAGATCCTTGTGGCTGTGGTAAAGTACCAGACTCGTCTGAAGGAGCCCCGCCGTGGTCTCTGCTCCTCCTGGCTAGCATCCCTGAATCCTGGGCAAG caggACCTGTCCGGGTGCCTCTGTGGGTACGTCCTGGGAGCCTCGTGTTCCCAGAAACACCAGACACACCCATTATCATGGTGGGGGCTGGAACTGGTGTGGCCCCCTTCCGAGCAGCCATTCAGGAACGAGTGGCCCATGGCCAAACTG GAAACTTCTTGTTCTTTGGCTGCCGCCAGCGGGATCAGGACTTCTACTGGCAGACTGAATGGCAGAAGCTAGAGCAGAAGGGCTGCCTGACCCTGGTTACAGCCTTCTCCCGGGAGCAG GAAAAGAAGGTATATGTGCAGCACCGGCTTCGAGAGCTGGGGCCACTTGTCTGGGAGCTGCTGGATGGCCAAGGTGCCTACTTCTACCTAGCAGG CAATGCTAAATATTTGCCTACGGATGTTTCGGAAGCCCTTATGTCCATTTTCCAAGAAGAAGGACGACTCTCTACTGCAGATGCATCTGCCTACCTTGCTAGGCTCCAGCAGACACTGCGCTTCCAGACTGAGACCTGGGCCTGA
- the Ndor1 gene encoding NADPH-dependent diflavin oxidoreductase 1 isoform X4, translated as MKNFWRFIFRKSLPSSSLCQMDFAVLGLGDSSYAKFNFVAKKLHRRLLQLGGSALLPPCLGDDQHELGPDAAIDPWVGDLWEKIMVMYPVPLDIPEIPHGVPLPSKFIFQFLQEVPSIGAEELNIASSAPQTPPSELQPFLAPVITNQRVTGPQHFQDVRLIEFDITDSNISFAAGDVVFILPSNSEAHTQQFCQVLCLDPNQFFTLKPREPGVPDPPGLPQPCTVWHLVSQYLDIASVPRRSFFELLACLSQHALEREKLLELSSARGQEELWEYCNRPRRTILEVLCDFPHTAGAIPPDYLLDLIPRIRPRAFSIASSLLAHPRRLQILVAVVKYQTRLKEPRRGLCSSWLASLNPGQAGPVRVPLWVRPGSLVFPETPDTPIIMVGAGTGVAPFRAAIQERVAHGQTGNFLFFGCRQRDQDFYWQTEWQKLEQKGCLTLVTAFSREQEKKVYVQHRLRELGPLVWELLDGQGAYFYLAGNAKYLPTDVSEALMSIFQEEGRLSTADASAYLARLQQTLRFQTETWA; from the exons ATGAAG AACTTCTGGAGGTTCATATTCCGGAAGAGCCTGCCGTCCAGCTCCCTCTGTCAAATGGATTTTGCTGTCCTAGGCCTCGGGGATTCCTCATATGCCAA GTTCAACTTTGTGGCCAAGAAGCTACATCGTAGGCTGCTGCAGCTAGGAGGCAGTGCCCTTCTGCCCCCATGTCTGGGTGATGACCAGCATGAGCTGGG GCCTGATGCTGCCATTGACCCCTGGGTAGGAGACCTTTGGGAGAAGATAATGGTTATGTACCCAGTACCCCTTGACATTCCTGAGATTCCTCATGGAGTCCC CTTGCCCTCCAAGTTCATCTTCCAGTTCCTTCAGGAGGTCCCCAGCATAGGGGCTGAGGAGCTCAACATAGCCAGCTCAGCCCCTCAGACACCCCCATCAGAGTTACAGCCTTTCCTGGCACCTGTGATCACCAATCAGAGGGTCACTGGCCCCCAACACTTTCAGGATGTTCGGCTGATTGAATTTGACATTACAGACTCAAATATCAG TTTTGCTGCTGGTGATGTTGTATTCATTTTGCCCTCTAACTCGGAGGCCCACACCCAGCAGTTCTGCCAAGTGTTGTGCCTGGACCCCAATCAGTTTTTCACACTTAAGCCACGGGAACCAG GTGTCCCTGACCCACCAGGGCTGCCCCAGCCCTGTACTGTGTGGCACCTCGTGTCGCAGTACTTGGACATTGCCAGTGTGCCCCGCCGTTCCTTCTTTGAGCTCCTTGCTTGTCTCTCCCAACATGCGCTGGAGCGAGAGAAGCTGCTGGAATTGAGCTCTGCCAGAGGTCAGgaagagctctgggagtactgcaATCGGCCCCGCAGAACCATCTTGGAG GTGCTATGCGACTTCCCACATACAGCGGGCGCCATTCCTCCAGACTACCTTTTGGACCTAATCCCTCGGATCCGCCCACGGGCTTTCTCCATTGCCTCCTCCCTACTG GCTCATCCCAGGAGGCTACAGATCCTTGTGGCTGTGGTAAAGTACCAGACTCGTCTGAAGGAGCCCCGCCGTGGTCTCTGCTCCTCCTGGCTAGCATCCCTGAATCCTGGGCAAG caggACCTGTCCGGGTGCCTCTGTGGGTACGTCCTGGGAGCCTCGTGTTCCCAGAAACACCAGACACACCCATTATCATGGTGGGGGCTGGAACTGGTGTGGCCCCCTTCCGAGCAGCCATTCAGGAACGAGTGGCCCATGGCCAAACTG GAAACTTCTTGTTCTTTGGCTGCCGCCAGCGGGATCAGGACTTCTACTGGCAGACTGAATGGCAGAAGCTAGAGCAGAAGGGCTGCCTGACCCTGGTTACAGCCTTCTCCCGGGAGCAG GAAAAGAAGGTATATGTGCAGCACCGGCTTCGAGAGCTGGGGCCACTTGTCTGGGAGCTGCTGGATGGCCAAGGTGCCTACTTCTACCTAGCAGG CAATGCTAAATATTTGCCTACGGATGTTTCGGAAGCCCTTATGTCCATTTTCCAAGAAGAAGGACGACTCTCTACTGCAGATGCATCTGCCTACCTTGCTAGGCTCCAGCAGACACTGCGCTTCCAGACTGAGACCTGGGCCTGA
- the Ndor1 gene encoding NADPH-dependent diflavin oxidoreductase 1 isoform X5 gives MDFAVLGLGDSSYAKFNFVAKKLHRRLLQLGGSALLPPCLGDDQHELGPDAAIDPWVGDLWEKIMVMYPVPLDIPEIPHGVPLPSKFIFQFLQEVPSIGAEELNIASSAPQTPPSELQPFLAPVITNQRVTGPQHFQDVRLIEFDITDSNISFAAGDVVFILPSNSEAHTQQFCQVLCLDPNQFFTLKPREPGVPDPPGLPQPCTVWHLVSQYLDIASVPRRSFFELLACLSQHALEREKLLELSSARGQEELWEYCNRPRRTILEVLCDFPHTAGAIPPDYLLDLIPRIRPRAFSIASSLLAHPRRLQILVAVVKYQTRLKEPRRGLCSSWLASLNPGQAGPVRVPLWVRPGSLVFPETPDTPIIMVGAGTGVAPFRAAIQERVAHGQTGNFLFFGCRQRDQDFYWQTEWQKLEQKGCLTLVTAFSREQEKKVYVQHRLRELGPLVWELLDGQGAYFYLAGNAKYLPTDVSEALMSIFQEEGRLSTADASAYLARLQQTLRFQTETWA, from the exons ATGGATTTTGCTGTCCTAGGCCTCGGGGATTCCTCATATGCCAA GTTCAACTTTGTGGCCAAGAAGCTACATCGTAGGCTGCTGCAGCTAGGAGGCAGTGCCCTTCTGCCCCCATGTCTGGGTGATGACCAGCATGAGCTGGG GCCTGATGCTGCCATTGACCCCTGGGTAGGAGACCTTTGGGAGAAGATAATGGTTATGTACCCAGTACCCCTTGACATTCCTGAGATTCCTCATGGAGTCCC CTTGCCCTCCAAGTTCATCTTCCAGTTCCTTCAGGAGGTCCCCAGCATAGGGGCTGAGGAGCTCAACATAGCCAGCTCAGCCCCTCAGACACCCCCATCAGAGTTACAGCCTTTCCTGGCACCTGTGATCACCAATCAGAGGGTCACTGGCCCCCAACACTTTCAGGATGTTCGGCTGATTGAATTTGACATTACAGACTCAAATATCAG TTTTGCTGCTGGTGATGTTGTATTCATTTTGCCCTCTAACTCGGAGGCCCACACCCAGCAGTTCTGCCAAGTGTTGTGCCTGGACCCCAATCAGTTTTTCACACTTAAGCCACGGGAACCAG GTGTCCCTGACCCACCAGGGCTGCCCCAGCCCTGTACTGTGTGGCACCTCGTGTCGCAGTACTTGGACATTGCCAGTGTGCCCCGCCGTTCCTTCTTTGAGCTCCTTGCTTGTCTCTCCCAACATGCGCTGGAGCGAGAGAAGCTGCTGGAATTGAGCTCTGCCAGAGGTCAGgaagagctctgggagtactgcaATCGGCCCCGCAGAACCATCTTGGAG GTGCTATGCGACTTCCCACATACAGCGGGCGCCATTCCTCCAGACTACCTTTTGGACCTAATCCCTCGGATCCGCCCACGGGCTTTCTCCATTGCCTCCTCCCTACTG GCTCATCCCAGGAGGCTACAGATCCTTGTGGCTGTGGTAAAGTACCAGACTCGTCTGAAGGAGCCCCGCCGTGGTCTCTGCTCCTCCTGGCTAGCATCCCTGAATCCTGGGCAAG caggACCTGTCCGGGTGCCTCTGTGGGTACGTCCTGGGAGCCTCGTGTTCCCAGAAACACCAGACACACCCATTATCATGGTGGGGGCTGGAACTGGTGTGGCCCCCTTCCGAGCAGCCATTCAGGAACGAGTGGCCCATGGCCAAACTG GAAACTTCTTGTTCTTTGGCTGCCGCCAGCGGGATCAGGACTTCTACTGGCAGACTGAATGGCAGAAGCTAGAGCAGAAGGGCTGCCTGACCCTGGTTACAGCCTTCTCCCGGGAGCAG GAAAAGAAGGTATATGTGCAGCACCGGCTTCGAGAGCTGGGGCCACTTGTCTGGGAGCTGCTGGATGGCCAAGGTGCCTACTTCTACCTAGCAGG CAATGCTAAATATTTGCCTACGGATGTTTCGGAAGCCCTTATGTCCATTTTCCAAGAAGAAGGACGACTCTCTACTGCAGATGCATCTGCCTACCTTGCTAGGCTCCAGCAGACACTGCGCTTCCAGACTGAGACCTGGGCCTGA
- the Ndor1 gene encoding NADPH-dependent diflavin oxidoreductase 1 isoform X2, with protein MQVPQLLVLFGSQTGTAQDEAERLGREARRRRLGCRVQALDSYSVANLIREPLVIFVCATTGQGDPPDNMKNFWRFIFRKSLPSSSLCQMDFAVLGLGDSSYAKFNFVAKKLHRRLLQLGGSALLPPCLGDDQHELGPDAAIDPWVGDLWEKIMVMYPVPLDIPEIPHGVPLPSKFIFQFLQEVPSIGAEELNIASSAPQTPPSELQPFLAPVITNQRVTGPQHFQDVRLIEFDITDSNISFAAGDVVFILPSNSEAHTQQFCQVLCLDPNQFFTLKPREPGVPDPPGLPQPCTVWHLVSQYLDIASVPRRSFFELLACLSQHALEREKLLELSSARGQEELWEYCNRPRRTILEVLCDFPHTAGAIPPDYLLDLIPRIRPRAFSIASSLLAHPRRLQILVAVVKYQTRLKEPRRGLCSSWLASLNPGQGPVRVPLWVRPGSLVFPETPDTPIIMVGAGTGVAPFRAAIQERVAHGQTGNFLFFGCRQRDQDFYWQTEWQKLEQKGCLTLVTAFSREQEKKVYVQHRLRELGPLVWELLDGQGAYFYLAGNAKYLPTDVSEALMSIFQEEGRLSTADASAYLARLQQTLRFQTETWA; from the exons ATGCAGGTTCCACAGCTCCTGGTGCTTTTCGGCAGCCAGACTGGCACAGCCCAAGACGAAGCGGAGAGGCTGGGCCGTGAGGCCCGGCGCCGGCGGCTAGGTTGCCGCGTGCAGGCTCTGGACTCTTACTCCGTG GCGAATCTCATTAGGGAGCCCCTGGTGATATTTGTTTGTGCGACCACAGGCCAAGGAGACCCTCCTGACAACATGAAG AACTTCTGGAGGTTCATATTCCGGAAGAGCCTGCCGTCCAGCTCCCTCTGTCAAATGGATTTTGCTGTCCTAGGCCTCGGGGATTCCTCATATGCCAA GTTCAACTTTGTGGCCAAGAAGCTACATCGTAGGCTGCTGCAGCTAGGAGGCAGTGCCCTTCTGCCCCCATGTCTGGGTGATGACCAGCATGAGCTGGG GCCTGATGCTGCCATTGACCCCTGGGTAGGAGACCTTTGGGAGAAGATAATGGTTATGTACCCAGTACCCCTTGACATTCCTGAGATTCCTCATGGAGTCCC CTTGCCCTCCAAGTTCATCTTCCAGTTCCTTCAGGAGGTCCCCAGCATAGGGGCTGAGGAGCTCAACATAGCCAGCTCAGCCCCTCAGACACCCCCATCAGAGTTACAGCCTTTCCTGGCACCTGTGATCACCAATCAGAGGGTCACTGGCCCCCAACACTTTCAGGATGTTCGGCTGATTGAATTTGACATTACAGACTCAAATATCAG TTTTGCTGCTGGTGATGTTGTATTCATTTTGCCCTCTAACTCGGAGGCCCACACCCAGCAGTTCTGCCAAGTGTTGTGCCTGGACCCCAATCAGTTTTTCACACTTAAGCCACGGGAACCAG GTGTCCCTGACCCACCAGGGCTGCCCCAGCCCTGTACTGTGTGGCACCTCGTGTCGCAGTACTTGGACATTGCCAGTGTGCCCCGCCGTTCCTTCTTTGAGCTCCTTGCTTGTCTCTCCCAACATGCGCTGGAGCGAGAGAAGCTGCTGGAATTGAGCTCTGCCAGAGGTCAGgaagagctctgggagtactgcaATCGGCCCCGCAGAACCATCTTGGAG GTGCTATGCGACTTCCCACATACAGCGGGCGCCATTCCTCCAGACTACCTTTTGGACCTAATCCCTCGGATCCGCCCACGGGCTTTCTCCATTGCCTCCTCCCTACTG GCTCATCCCAGGAGGCTACAGATCCTTGTGGCTGTGGTAAAGTACCAGACTCGTCTGAAGGAGCCCCGCCGTGGTCTCTGCTCCTCCTGGCTAGCATCCCTGAATCCTGGGCAAG gACCTGTCCGGGTGCCTCTGTGGGTACGTCCTGGGAGCCTCGTGTTCCCAGAAACACCAGACACACCCATTATCATGGTGGGGGCTGGAACTGGTGTGGCCCCCTTCCGAGCAGCCATTCAGGAACGAGTGGCCCATGGCCAAACTG GAAACTTCTTGTTCTTTGGCTGCCGCCAGCGGGATCAGGACTTCTACTGGCAGACTGAATGGCAGAAGCTAGAGCAGAAGGGCTGCCTGACCCTGGTTACAGCCTTCTCCCGGGAGCAG GAAAAGAAGGTATATGTGCAGCACCGGCTTCGAGAGCTGGGGCCACTTGTCTGGGAGCTGCTGGATGGCCAAGGTGCCTACTTCTACCTAGCAGG CAATGCTAAATATTTGCCTACGGATGTTTCGGAAGCCCTTATGTCCATTTTCCAAGAAGAAGGACGACTCTCTACTGCAGATGCATCTGCCTACCTTGCTAGGCTCCAGCAGACACTGCGCTTCCAGACTGAGACCTGGGCCTGA
- the Ndor1 gene encoding NADPH-dependent diflavin oxidoreductase 1 isoform X1, which yields MQVPQLLVLFGSQTGTAQDEAERLGREARRRRLGCRVQALDSYSVANLIREPLVIFVCATTGQGDPPDNMKNFWRFIFRKSLPSSSLCQMDFAVLGLGDSSYAKFNFVAKKLHRRLLQLGGSALLPPCLGDDQHELGPDAAIDPWVGDLWEKIMVMYPVPLDIPEIPHGVPLPSKFIFQFLQEVPSIGAEELNIASSAPQTPPSELQPFLAPVITNQRVTGPQHFQDVRLIEFDITDSNISFAAGDVVFILPSNSEAHTQQFCQVLCLDPNQFFTLKPREPGVPDPPGLPQPCTVWHLVSQYLDIASVPRRSFFELLACLSQHALEREKLLELSSARGQEELWEYCNRPRRTILEVLCDFPHTAGAIPPDYLLDLIPRIRPRAFSIASSLLAHPRRLQILVAVVKYQTRLKEPRRGLCSSWLASLNPGQAGPVRVPLWVRPGSLVFPETPDTPIIMVGAGTGVAPFRAAIQERVAHGQTGNFLFFGCRQRDQDFYWQTEWQKLEQKGCLTLVTAFSREQEKKVYVQHRLRELGPLVWELLDGQGAYFYLAGNAKYLPTDVSEALMSIFQEEGRLSTADASAYLARLQQTLRFQTETWA from the exons ATGCAGGTTCCACAGCTCCTGGTGCTTTTCGGCAGCCAGACTGGCACAGCCCAAGACGAAGCGGAGAGGCTGGGCCGTGAGGCCCGGCGCCGGCGGCTAGGTTGCCGCGTGCAGGCTCTGGACTCTTACTCCGTG GCGAATCTCATTAGGGAGCCCCTGGTGATATTTGTTTGTGCGACCACAGGCCAAGGAGACCCTCCTGACAACATGAAG AACTTCTGGAGGTTCATATTCCGGAAGAGCCTGCCGTCCAGCTCCCTCTGTCAAATGGATTTTGCTGTCCTAGGCCTCGGGGATTCCTCATATGCCAA GTTCAACTTTGTGGCCAAGAAGCTACATCGTAGGCTGCTGCAGCTAGGAGGCAGTGCCCTTCTGCCCCCATGTCTGGGTGATGACCAGCATGAGCTGGG GCCTGATGCTGCCATTGACCCCTGGGTAGGAGACCTTTGGGAGAAGATAATGGTTATGTACCCAGTACCCCTTGACATTCCTGAGATTCCTCATGGAGTCCC CTTGCCCTCCAAGTTCATCTTCCAGTTCCTTCAGGAGGTCCCCAGCATAGGGGCTGAGGAGCTCAACATAGCCAGCTCAGCCCCTCAGACACCCCCATCAGAGTTACAGCCTTTCCTGGCACCTGTGATCACCAATCAGAGGGTCACTGGCCCCCAACACTTTCAGGATGTTCGGCTGATTGAATTTGACATTACAGACTCAAATATCAG TTTTGCTGCTGGTGATGTTGTATTCATTTTGCCCTCTAACTCGGAGGCCCACACCCAGCAGTTCTGCCAAGTGTTGTGCCTGGACCCCAATCAGTTTTTCACACTTAAGCCACGGGAACCAG GTGTCCCTGACCCACCAGGGCTGCCCCAGCCCTGTACTGTGTGGCACCTCGTGTCGCAGTACTTGGACATTGCCAGTGTGCCCCGCCGTTCCTTCTTTGAGCTCCTTGCTTGTCTCTCCCAACATGCGCTGGAGCGAGAGAAGCTGCTGGAATTGAGCTCTGCCAGAGGTCAGgaagagctctgggagtactgcaATCGGCCCCGCAGAACCATCTTGGAG GTGCTATGCGACTTCCCACATACAGCGGGCGCCATTCCTCCAGACTACCTTTTGGACCTAATCCCTCGGATCCGCCCACGGGCTTTCTCCATTGCCTCCTCCCTACTG GCTCATCCCAGGAGGCTACAGATCCTTGTGGCTGTGGTAAAGTACCAGACTCGTCTGAAGGAGCCCCGCCGTGGTCTCTGCTCCTCCTGGCTAGCATCCCTGAATCCTGGGCAAG caggACCTGTCCGGGTGCCTCTGTGGGTACGTCCTGGGAGCCTCGTGTTCCCAGAAACACCAGACACACCCATTATCATGGTGGGGGCTGGAACTGGTGTGGCCCCCTTCCGAGCAGCCATTCAGGAACGAGTGGCCCATGGCCAAACTG GAAACTTCTTGTTCTTTGGCTGCCGCCAGCGGGATCAGGACTTCTACTGGCAGACTGAATGGCAGAAGCTAGAGCAGAAGGGCTGCCTGACCCTGGTTACAGCCTTCTCCCGGGAGCAG GAAAAGAAGGTATATGTGCAGCACCGGCTTCGAGAGCTGGGGCCACTTGTCTGGGAGCTGCTGGATGGCCAAGGTGCCTACTTCTACCTAGCAGG CAATGCTAAATATTTGCCTACGGATGTTTCGGAAGCCCTTATGTCCATTTTCCAAGAAGAAGGACGACTCTCTACTGCAGATGCATCTGCCTACCTTGCTAGGCTCCAGCAGACACTGCGCTTCCAGACTGAGACCTGGGCCTGA
- the Ndor1 gene encoding NADPH-dependent diflavin oxidoreductase 1 isoform X6 gives MQVPQLLVLFGSQTGTAQDEAERLGREARRRRLGCRVQALDSYSVANLIREPLVIFVCATTGQGDPPDNMKNFWRFIFRKSLPSSSLCQMDFAVLGLGDSSYAKFNFVAKKLHRRLLQLGGSALLPPCLGDDQHELGPDAAIDPWVGDLWEKIMVMYPVPLDIPEIPHGVPLPSKFIFQFLQEVPSIGAEELNIASSAPQTPPSELQPFLAPVITNQRVTGPQHFQDVRLIEFDITDSNISFAAGDVVFILPSNSEAHTQQFCQVLCLDPNQFFTLKPREPGVPDPPGLPQPCTVWHLVSQYLDIASVPRRSFFELLACLSQHALEREKLLELSSARGQEELWEYCNRPRRTILEVLCDFPHTAGAIPPDYLLDLIPRIRPRAFSIASSLLEATDPCGCGKVPDSSEGAPPWSLLLLASIPESWASRTCPGASVGTSWEPRVPRNTRHTHYHGGGWNWCGPLPSSHSGTSGPWPNWKLLVLWLPPAGSGLLLAD, from the exons ATGCAGGTTCCACAGCTCCTGGTGCTTTTCGGCAGCCAGACTGGCACAGCCCAAGACGAAGCGGAGAGGCTGGGCCGTGAGGCCCGGCGCCGGCGGCTAGGTTGCCGCGTGCAGGCTCTGGACTCTTACTCCGTG GCGAATCTCATTAGGGAGCCCCTGGTGATATTTGTTTGTGCGACCACAGGCCAAGGAGACCCTCCTGACAACATGAAG AACTTCTGGAGGTTCATATTCCGGAAGAGCCTGCCGTCCAGCTCCCTCTGTCAAATGGATTTTGCTGTCCTAGGCCTCGGGGATTCCTCATATGCCAA GTTCAACTTTGTGGCCAAGAAGCTACATCGTAGGCTGCTGCAGCTAGGAGGCAGTGCCCTTCTGCCCCCATGTCTGGGTGATGACCAGCATGAGCTGGG GCCTGATGCTGCCATTGACCCCTGGGTAGGAGACCTTTGGGAGAAGATAATGGTTATGTACCCAGTACCCCTTGACATTCCTGAGATTCCTCATGGAGTCCC CTTGCCCTCCAAGTTCATCTTCCAGTTCCTTCAGGAGGTCCCCAGCATAGGGGCTGAGGAGCTCAACATAGCCAGCTCAGCCCCTCAGACACCCCCATCAGAGTTACAGCCTTTCCTGGCACCTGTGATCACCAATCAGAGGGTCACTGGCCCCCAACACTTTCAGGATGTTCGGCTGATTGAATTTGACATTACAGACTCAAATATCAG TTTTGCTGCTGGTGATGTTGTATTCATTTTGCCCTCTAACTCGGAGGCCCACACCCAGCAGTTCTGCCAAGTGTTGTGCCTGGACCCCAATCAGTTTTTCACACTTAAGCCACGGGAACCAG GTGTCCCTGACCCACCAGGGCTGCCCCAGCCCTGTACTGTGTGGCACCTCGTGTCGCAGTACTTGGACATTGCCAGTGTGCCCCGCCGTTCCTTCTTTGAGCTCCTTGCTTGTCTCTCCCAACATGCGCTGGAGCGAGAGAAGCTGCTGGAATTGAGCTCTGCCAGAGGTCAGgaagagctctgggagtactgcaATCGGCCCCGCAGAACCATCTTGGAG GTGCTATGCGACTTCCCACATACAGCGGGCGCCATTCCTCCAGACTACCTTTTGGACCTAATCCCTCGGATCCGCCCACGGGCTTTCTCCATTGCCTCCTCCCTACTG GAGGCTACAGATCCTTGTGGCTGTGGTAAAGTACCAGACTCGTCTGAAGGAGCCCCGCCGTGGTCTCTGCTCCTCCTGGCTAGCATCCCTGAATCCTGGGCAAG caggACCTGTCCGGGTGCCTCTGTGGGTACGTCCTGGGAGCCTCGTGTTCCCAGAAACACCAGACACACCCATTATCATGGTGGGGGCTGGAACTGGTGTGGCCCCCTTCCGAGCAGCCATTCAGGAACGAGTGGCCCATGGCCAAACTG GAAACTTCTTGTTCTTTGGCTGCCGCCAGCGGGATCAGGACTTCTACTGGCAGACTGA
- the Tmem203 gene encoding transmembrane protein 203, translating into MLFSLRELVQWLGFATFEIFVHLLALLVFSVLLALRVDGLTPGLSWWNVFVPFFAADGLSTYFTTIVSVRLFQDGEKRLAVLRLFWVLTVLSLKFVFEMLLCQKLVEQTRELWFGLITSPVFILLQLLMIRACRVN; encoded by the coding sequence ATGTTATTCTCGCTGCGGGAGCTGGTGCAGTGGCTGGGCTTCGCCACCTTTGAGATATTCGTGCACCTGCTGGCCCTGTTGGTGTTCTCCGTGTTGTTGGCACTGCGAGTGGATGGCCTGACTCCGGGCCTCTCCTGGTGGAACGTCTTTGTGCCCTTTTTCGCCGCCGACGGGCTCAGTACCTACTTCACCACCATCGTTTCCGTTCGACTCTTCCAAGATGGGGAGAAGCGACTGGCTGTGCTGCGCCTCTTCTGGGTTCTCACCGTCCTTAGCCTCAAGTTTGTCTTTGAGATGCTGCTGTGCCAGAAGCTAGTGGAGCAGACTCGAGAGCTCTGGTTCGGCCTGATCACGTCTCCGGTCTTCATTCTCCTGCAGCTGCTCATGATCCGGGCCTGTCGCGTCAACTAG